The following are encoded together in the Humulus lupulus chromosome 5, drHumLupu1.1, whole genome shotgun sequence genome:
- the LOC133779095 gene encoding valine--tRNA ligase, mitochondrial 1-like has protein sequence MSLKLIRKCYTYLQRFDRIWRYFEEEIADGEQKDEQVHFIKGRVNWDCTLRTTISNLEVEYEDIKEWTLQKIPGYEKPVEIDVLTSFSYPLEEKHLGEIVVATTRVETMLGDTAVAVHLDDERCRHLHGKFVIHPYNMRCNGGSEFAGMPRFMALEAITEALKTEDTHH, from the exons ATGTCACTGAAATTGATACGTAAGTGTTATACATATTTGCAGAGATTTGATAGGATTTGGAGATATTTTGAAGAAGAAATAGCGGATGGAGAACAAAAGGATGAACAAGTTCATTTTATAAAAGGAAGAG TAAATTGGGATTGTACTTTGCGAACAACAATATCCAATCTTGAG GTTGAATATGAGGATATTAAAGAATGGACACTGCAAAAGATTCCAGGATATGAGAAGCCTGTTGAAATTGATGTTCTGACTTCATTTTCTTATCCTCTGGAAGAAAAACATCTTGGTGAGATTGTTGTGGCCACAACTAGGGTGGAAACTATGCTTGGTGATACAGCTGTTGCTGTACATCTTGATGACGAAAGGTGTCGTCATCTTCATGGAAAATTTGTTATCCATCCATATAATATGCGATG CAATGGTGGTTCAGAATTTGCTGGGATGCCACGTTTCATGGCCCTGGAGGCAATTACTGAAGCATTGAAAACAGAG GACACTCATCATTAG